In Roseomonas fluvialis, one genomic interval encodes:
- the bchC gene encoding chlorophyll synthesis pathway protein BchC, producing the protein MDTIAVLLKAPEDLVLSRLTLTPPGDDDIVVAVEWSGISTGTERLLWSGRMPHFPGMGYPLVPGYESVGRVVSAGSQAIRRPGERVFVAGARCFGDVRGLFGGAAARLVVPDKRAVLLDEATGSEGVLLALAATAWHAMAAPNAALPDLIVGHGVLGRLLARIAVLKGGAPVVWERDAARRDGARGYEVIDPDADARRDYRSIYDVSGDSGIIDLLVQRMAPGGEIVLAGFYSDRIGFSFPPAFMREARIRIAAEWQEADLRATRDVIANGDLRLDGLVTHQEAAERAPQAYAQAFTDPACLKMVLDWRDCA; encoded by the coding sequence GTGGATACCATCGCAGTCCTGCTGAAGGCCCCGGAAGACCTCGTGCTGAGCCGCCTCACGCTCACGCCGCCGGGTGATGACGACATTGTCGTCGCCGTGGAATGGAGCGGCATCAGCACCGGAACCGAACGCCTGCTGTGGTCGGGGCGCATGCCGCACTTCCCAGGCATGGGGTACCCGCTGGTGCCGGGTTATGAGTCGGTCGGACGTGTTGTCTCGGCGGGTAGCCAGGCGATCCGCAGGCCCGGTGAGCGCGTCTTCGTGGCCGGCGCGCGCTGCTTCGGCGATGTGCGCGGCTTGTTCGGCGGCGCCGCAGCGCGGCTTGTCGTGCCCGACAAGCGGGCGGTCCTGCTGGACGAAGCGACCGGGTCCGAGGGCGTCCTGCTCGCGCTGGCCGCGACCGCGTGGCATGCGATGGCAGCACCCAACGCGGCCCTGCCGGATCTGATCGTCGGGCATGGTGTGCTCGGCCGCTTGCTGGCCCGCATCGCAGTGCTCAAGGGCGGCGCGCCGGTGGTTTGGGAGCGCGACGCCGCGCGGCGCGACGGCGCGCGCGGCTACGAGGTGATCGATCCCGACGCCGATGCGCGGCGCGACTACCGCAGCATCTACGACGTGAGCGGCGACAGCGGCATCATCGATCTGCTGGTCCAGCGCATGGCACCGGGCGGAGAGATCGTGCTCGCTGGCTTCTACAGCGACCGCATCGGCTTCTCGTTTCCTCCCGCCTTCATGCGGGAGGCACGCATCCGCATCGCCGCCGAATGGCAGGAAGCGGATCTGCGCGCGACGCGCGACGTGATCGCCAATGGTGATCTGCGGCTCGATGGCCTGGTGACGCACCAGGAGGCAGCCGAGCGCGCCCCCCAGGCCTACGCGCAGGCCTTCACCGACCCGGCCTGCCTCAAGATGGTCCTCGACTGGAGAGACTGCGCATGA